CCTGTACCCCAAacctcgatcctaggccccacgctcaatttacatcaacaacatagctcaggcagtaggaatctctctcatccatttatactcagctggcccctctccggattttgtgttaaacgctctacaacaaagattTCTTAGTgttcaacaagctttctctgcccttaaccttgttttgaaaacctccaaaacaaaggtcacgtggtttggtaagaagaatgctcctctccccacaggtgtgattaagacctctgagggtttagaggtagtcacctcatacaagtacttgggagtatggctagactgtacactgtccttctctcagcacatgtcaaagctgcaggctaaagttaaatttagacttggtttcctctatcgtaattgctcctctttcatcccagctgccaaactaaccctgattcagatgaccatcctacgcATGCTAGACTACGGAGACAAAATTTGTAGATCAGCagttaagggtgctctcgagcggctagatgttctttaccattcggccatcagatttgccaccaatgctccttataggacacatcactgcagtcTATACTCTTctataaactggtcatctctgtatacccgtcgcaagacccactggttgatgcttatttataaaacccttttagGCCTCACTGCCCCCTATCTGAaacatctactgcagccctcatcctccacatacaacagccgttctgccagtcacattctgttaaaggtccccaaagcacacactcgtcatttcagttcgctgcagctagcgactggaacgagctgcaaaaaacactcaaactggacagttttatctcaatctcttcattcaaagactcaatcatggacactcttactgacatctgtggctgctttgcgttatgtattgttgtctctaccttcttgccctttgtgctgttgtctgtgcccaataatgtttgtaccatgttttgtgctgctaccatgttgtgctgctgccatgttgtgttgctaccatgttgtgttgctaccatgttgtgttgctaccatgttgttgtcatgttgtgttgctaccatgttgtgctgctaccatgttgtgttgctaccatgttgttgtcatgttgtgttgctaccatgttgtgctgctaccatgttgtgttgctaccatgttgttgtcatgttgtgttgctaccatgttctgctgctaccatgttgtgttgctaccatgttgttgtcatgttgtgttgctaccatgttgtgctgctaccatgttgtgttgctaccatgttgttgtcatgttgtgttgctaccatgctgttgtcatttgttgctgccttgttatgttattgtcttaggtctctccttatgtaatgttgtgttgtctctcatgtcgtgatgtgtgttttatcctatatttttatttatttaattttgaatcccagcccccatctccGCGGGAGGCCttttaagaatgtgttcttaactgacttgcccagttaaataaaataaaatgttacagTGTTTGCATTCAAGGGCAGATTTTTAAATAAGGGTATTAGCTTAAATCAGTAAAATCACTTGAAAGTGATATCCAGAGTGCGAATTATACTGTGACATTCGGGGTTCTCTATTTATGTATGCACGCGCACGATCTACTGTCGCTTTATATGGGCTTTATAGTAAAGGCATGTCATTTAACTGTAAAAATGCAATACCTTCTAATGTGTcctgaacacaaccagtcatgatgttttcatttgATTGTCAATAAAATGTATTCCAAAATAAGTTTAGCATCCATTTGAATGGAAAAGGACATATATTATTAACACCATTAGTGTAATGACATTCAGCCTACAAAGTGgcttgtattcatggatgccaagggaagccaggcttcccccccAAAATTACCATAAAAAAGAAACAAACTTATACAATTATTTCTCGTTCATGTCTATCAGTGTTTAATAATTTTCCTCCAATTAGCAAGAGGCTGAATCTATTTCACCAGAAAAAGCATCCGAGCAAGGCAAACATTTCTCTGTCTTAGTATCTGTAGCCCGTGTAGTTGATGCTGTTTGGCCAACAAATATGACATGATTGATGCTGTCGGTGAGTGTCTTGGTCAAAATGATCTATAGGCTATATTCAGAGACGACCTATCAGATCTCCGAAtttctgtgtgtgggggggggtcacGGATATATGTGGAGCAGTGGCCACCCTGTGTCATCTCCTGGATATGCCACtgctcaccattaccaataaaagGGGAGTTtagtatttttttggggggggtatgcTATTcatgcctctgtaactttctctctcatcattattcatgatttatTCATGATTATTCGTAACCATGGCAGCACCCATTAATGTACAactgttcagaaacatattctattcttattttaaataaaaagtgactccaaaattacacaatacatgatTTACCATTCATTGCGCACAACTAAAAGGCATACGCAtgcaacaagtttgtagagtcaaaAGCTTGATTTCGTCATTGTGAGCTATAACATATGGGACAAAATACTAAACGTTTGATTAAATGTAATATACTATAAgataatttgtccaaatacttatgacaccttcaaatgaggagactagatacataaagggctttcatttctaaacggtaaaacagatatgtatgaaaatatcctcaaataaaaggtgacattccaCAGGCTCTACTGTCACTTCATATTAAACATTTGATgtgaaatccaaaatgctggagaatAGAGCCAAATAAAAAGTTTTAGCTTCACTTTCCAAATAAATACTTCGAGGAGTGTTGTTAGCTACGTATGTGAAGTCAACAAAGTCCGAAAAGGTCTGTACAAATAAGTCCGAAAAGGTCTGTACAAATAAGTCAGAAAAGGTCTGTGCATAGAATGTTGTGCCAATTGGAATATGCCATTGTGGCTGCGCGTGTGCATGTCTGTATTTAAGAGACGGAGGTGTCACTTAATTCATTTGTAAATCCGTGTCACACTGGAGACTTGTCGACTCTCACCTACACCTCCATTGTTATAATTACAATAAGCGTGCCATTTCTTAGTGCTTTCATACACGTGCCCACTGGTGTTACTGCGGATGTGATGGCTTGTAGCGAAGTGCCATGAGGTCCTCTTTGGGCCTCTTACACACCTTGTTAAACGTGGGACAGCGTGAGAAAACGCGACAATGATCCGTGTCGAAATTATTTCAACCAACTGCTCTCTTCACTTCACTGTGTTACATTGGCTATCAGCCTGTTTCAATCGGCCTACATTTTTACACCCCATTATACTATTTATCCTCCTTATGACTATCTTGACGTCTTCTATGAATTCACTTTGTATGACATTTCTAACTTGTACAGGCTACTCTACTGTATTTCAACAGTACAAGGCGCGTACCGCGAAGCTCATGGATTGGCTACCGGTGGCAATGGGAGGAGTGTAAAGTCACCTCGTATTCCTAAGGATTTAAAAGTCGTCCAGAGACAGAAATGCCATATTGAGATTCTTCTTCAGAGACACAGCACAGCTGCACTACTGTTCTTGATTATTTACATCTGCACATTCTCTGACCTCTGGATGAATATGCTCTTAAAGCAGCTTGTTGATTAACAAAGATGAAACCACTTGAAGAAAAAGAGAACAGGAAAATGAACAGAATGGTGAGATTTTAACCTTTGAAGTGATTATATTCATCAGTATATCTGTAATACCTATTAGTCAATCAAAATCGATTTGAACTGAAACATGTAGGCCTATTTTGATATTAGCTTGTTGACTGATGTTGTAATAACAATGTGTTCCTAAAATGTACCTAAGGAGCTAGTCCTACCATGTAAATATATGTAGGTTTTAGGAGCCCTTACTTTAGTACAAAGTGACTGTTTCAGACACACTGGTTTAGCAGAGACACTGGTCTAATCTCCCTGGTCTGATCTCCTTTCATCTTCCTCTTGTAGCTCCTCAAGCCTCAGGTGGAGAGACGtcggagagagagattgaaccaCAGTCTGGAGAGCCTGAGAACCCTGCTGCTGCAGGGACCACTACATAAAGTATGAAATTCACCTCTAACTTGACTCTGCTCTAAATGCAGCTCATACAGGTGTCAGCTCCTCTGAGAAGTGTAGCATGACTGTGCATTaatctgctctctttctctccaacaGGGTGTGACTCAGCGTAGAGTGGAGAAAGCTGAGATCCTGGAACACACTGTTCTCTTTCTCCAGAACACTGGAGATGGGGACAGGAAGAAAGGTGAAGATGGAGAAAAGCAACATCCCTTCCAGGATGGCTTCTCAGGCTGCCTGCAGAGAGCTGCACACTTCCTGGGGCAGGAAGGGGAGGGCCTGCAGCTGGAGGCAGCACTGAACTCTCCTTTCTCTGCTCGTTTGAACAGCTATGCCTGTATGAACACCGAAGTTCCGGCTAAATCCCACTCTTCCAACTCTCTGCCCAGCACAACGTGCCACCAGTCCTCACACCTGATGAAGATACAGGAGTCCCACTACAGACAACAGCTTTGTGAAGTCTACAGGAGACATCTGTCTCATGCTCACAGAGCTCCACTCCGACATGGAGATCCCAAACCTCCCCAGCTGCCCCACAGACACGCTGCCAAAGAAGCCCAATCTCAGAACCTCCTGGCCATCCAGTCTGTGTGGCGGCCTTGGCCCTGATCGAGCAGAGGAGCCTGAATTGGGATATTGAACTGTAAAACAACTCTAATATCCTATGAACTGATGACCAGGATGCCACATCCTTTGCTGCTGAGGTTGCTATGGTGTTTAAATGCATACAGTGTTGTAAACACTGGACTCAGGGACCTCATAGATTTGCAGTGATATGACAATGTTGTACTGCAAAGAATATGTAAATCCGAAATATTGTACAATTTCTCTATACTTTACTATTACAACATGTACTATGTATAAGTTGTTGTACTCTGATATCTTGTCTATTTTTGCACATTAATTTATTATGGGACTTGTTCCTATGTTTTTCCAGATATATAGACCTGTATGttgaaatacaaataaaacacATTCCTTTAAGAACATTGTCTCAATGGTATCTTAATCCATAATGTATTAAAGTGTCAAACTTGTTTTTGGTTATTGTTGTCATCTGCTTTCTCAGACAGACATTCAATAATTAAATGACTTATTTACCATTCAACTTACTCAAGGTGTCTAGGCACGTTCCGATGCCAGTTAAAAGTACTGCAAAGTTTTCATAGATTTTAATTTCATTGATAGCTggcatgtgtgtgtttaagtcAAAGGCGCGACGAGAGCACGTGCTTTAACACCTGTTACGTCCCGGTTAAGAAGAGCAAACGGTTCAGGGACAGCGACCTCCAATCACACTTCAAACTCCAACGAAGGTTTTTAGGGCCTTTTTGTAACCGATAGAATGCGGAATGACGGAAACAAGGAGTTTCTCTCGACTTAGAAAAATGATGTCCTCTACTTCTTGGAATATAGGAATGAATCATTCATTCACAGTATTTTGTTCAGAGGTTCATGGTAAAATATTTCATTTTCCTTAACTGAAAAAAACGTAGTTTTCCCCCCCAGAGTATATTTTATATAGGCTTATTAACAAATTATGCCTAAAACAGCAGTGTGACAGCCTTGGTGTAAGGAACGTTTACAACTATAGAACGATTTACCCTCAAATATCGAGAGTAACCTATAGTCTGAAAGCAAATTCCAACGTAATTAACATTCATTAAAATTAGTAAGTCTGAGCTAATAATATTTAACAAATGTGGTTCATCATCAGTACAATTACAATGTGTGGCAATTATAAAAAGTCTGACTTGATCCGATTAATTTAAGTCTGGGACGGAAGACATATTTCTTAGACAGGATATATATTTATCAATATCACCATATTATTCGGTTATTAGAATGTTATTTGATGGAATCTTACCTACTTCCAATAATATTATAAATTCACACTACCTTTCTCAGACAAAGTACCTTTTACAGCATGTGGCTCAATAAAGGCCCCATTTTTTATAAGATTAACCTGGAATAGTTATATTGACAAGCTAAGAAAATGAGGAGACCAAAATCATATATGGTCCCTGATGTGATACACTGGGAAATTGTCCTGAGATTTTTCCCTTGGGAAAAGATGTAGGAAAGACAGCAGTTTGTTCTTTATTACCTGTTAGAATTTGTACATCATTTAGCAAATACCGCCAACGACTATCTGGTGGAGCATTCCCAGATTCCCAGTTCTCAAGCGCACACATTGACCTCTGAAATGTTAATTAACATAGGCTAATATAACAATATAATTAAATCAAAATAATAGTGTAATAGTCAATTGTATTAAAGCAATATTCATCCACTAACAAAGTCAGAAGCGCGTGTTGGTTCTGTGCGTAAAATGTTGTGCCGATTGGAATGGACAATACCTTGTGGCTGtgcgtgtgcctgtctgtgtttgAGAGGCTGAGGTGTCACTTAATTCATTTGCAAATCCGTGTCACACTGGAGACTCGTCGACACTCGCCTACACCTCCATTGTTATAATTACAATATGCGTGGCTTTTGTTAGCGCTTTAACACACGTGCCCAGGGGTTTTACTGCGGATGTGATGGATTCTACGCAAGCACCATGAGGTCCTATTTGATATACAAGTTCTTAAACCTGGGACACCGTGAGAAAGCAGGACAATGATCTGTGTCAAACTAACTTGAACCAACTACTTTCATCACTTCACTGGGTTACATTGGCCATCAGTCCGTTTCAATCGGCCTACAGATTTGTACACCCCATTATGCAATTTATCCTCATGACTATCCTGACATCTTCCACGAATTCACTTTGTATTACATTTTTCACTTGTGCAGGTTACTTGTTACGCatgcctctgagaagagggaacgcaacaccctgctacaactcaactccccgtgaagtgaaagaggtatggactgtaggtgcgagtaaggatgacaaaagtcAGAATtgaccgtttactaggatttatttccttaaacggtaatatggggaaaaggggctggacggaaccaaagcaaagaaagtaaatatccaagcttccccctctcctatctaacctgcctacccacttaacttacctaacttagcaccacctggtgccctaacctaAATAcaagggggtggtccgcccaggtcttacctagtgtgcctagacattgaatatactacgggtatatgtatacccgcgggcctcttgcctaagcactcccaaagtgccttctccttcccccctgg
The Salvelinus fontinalis isolate EN_2023a chromosome 10, ASM2944872v1, whole genome shotgun sequence DNA segment above includes these coding regions:
- the LOC129863141 gene encoding transcription factor HES-7.1-like, which translates into the protein MKPLEEKENRKMNRMLLKPQVERRRRERLNHSLESLRTLLLQGPLHKGVTQRRVEKAEILEHTVLFLQNTGDGDRKKGEDGEKQHPFQDGFSGCLQRAAHFLGQEGEGLQLEAALNSPFSARLNSYACMNTEVPAKSHSSNSLPSTTCHQSSHLMKIQESHYRQQLCEVYRRHLSHAHRAPLRHGDPKPPQLPHRHAAKEAQSQNLLAIQSVWRPWP